A portion of the Streptomyces sp. YPW6 genome contains these proteins:
- the rpsA gene encoding 30S ribosomal protein S1 codes for MTSSTETTATTPQVAVNDIGDADAFLAAIDETIKYFNDGDIVDGVIVKVDRDEVLLDIGYKTEGVIPSRELSIKHDVDPNEVVKVGDEIEALVLQKEDKEGRLILSKKRAQYERAWGTIEKIKEEDGIVTGTVIEVVKGGLILDIGLRGFLPASLVEMRRVRDLQPYVGKELEAKIIELDKNRNNVVLSRRAWLEQTQSEVRQTFLTTLQKGQVRSGVVSSIVNFGAFVDLGGVDGLVHVSELSWKHIDHPSEVVEVGQEVTVEVLDVDMDRERVSLSLKATQEDPWQQFARTHQIGQVVPGKVTKLVPFGAFVRVDEGIEGLVHISELAERHVEIPEQVVQVNDEIFVKVIDIDLERRRISLSLKQANESFGGDPASVEFDPTLYGMAASYDDQGNYIYPEGFDPETNDWLEGFEAQREIWETQYAEAQQRFEQHQAQVIKSREADEAAAAEGAAAPAGAAPAASGGSGGGGGSYSSESADNSGALASDEALAALREKLAGGQS; via the coding sequence ATGACGAGCAGCACCGAGACCACCGCCACCACTCCGCAGGTTGCGGTCAACGACATCGGCGACGCGGACGCGTTCCTCGCGGCGATCGACGAGACGATCAAGTACTTCAACGACGGCGACATCGTTGACGGTGTCATCGTCAAGGTTGACCGGGACGAGGTTCTCCTCGACATCGGTTACAAGACCGAAGGTGTCATCCCGAGCCGCGAGCTCTCGATCAAGCACGACGTCGACCCGAACGAGGTCGTCAAGGTCGGCGACGAGATCGAGGCCCTGGTTCTCCAGAAGGAGGACAAGGAAGGCCGCCTGATCCTCTCGAAGAAGCGCGCTCAGTACGAGCGTGCCTGGGGCACCATCGAGAAGATCAAGGAAGAGGACGGCATCGTCACCGGTACCGTCATCGAGGTCGTCAAGGGTGGTCTCATCCTCGACATCGGCCTCCGCGGCTTCCTCCCGGCGTCGCTCGTCGAGATGCGTCGTGTCCGCGACCTCCAGCCCTACGTGGGCAAGGAGCTCGAGGCGAAGATCATCGAGCTGGACAAGAACCGCAACAACGTGGTCCTGTCCCGCCGTGCCTGGCTCGAGCAGACCCAGTCCGAGGTTCGCCAGACGTTCCTCACCACCCTGCAGAAGGGTCAGGTCCGCTCCGGCGTCGTCTCCTCGATCGTCAACTTCGGTGCCTTCGTGGACCTGGGTGGCGTCGACGGTCTCGTGCACGTCTCCGAGCTGTCCTGGAAGCACATCGACCACCCCTCCGAGGTTGTCGAGGTCGGCCAGGAAGTCACCGTCGAGGTCCTCGACGTCGACATGGACCGCGAGCGCGTCTCCCTGTCGCTCAAGGCGACGCAGGAAGACCCGTGGCAGCAGTTCGCCCGTACGCACCAGATCGGTCAGGTCGTCCCGGGTAAGGTCACCAAGCTCGTTCCGTTCGGTGCGTTCGTCCGCGTCGACGAGGGCATCGAGGGTCTGGTCCACATCTCCGAGCTGGCCGAGCGCCACGTGGAGATCCCGGAGCAGGTCGTCCAGGTCAACGACGAGATCTTCGTCAAGGTCATCGACATCGACCTCGAGCGCCGTCGCATCAGCCTCTCGCTGAAGCAGGCCAACGAGTCCTTCGGCGGCGACCCGGCCTCGGTCGAGTTCGACCCGACGCTGTACGGCATGGCCGCGTCGTACGACGACCAGGGCAACTACATCTACCCCGAGGGCTTCGACCCCGAGACCAACGACTGGCTCGAGGGCTTCGAGGCGCAGCGCGAGATCTGGGAGACCCAGTACGCCGAGGCGCAGCAGCGCTTCGAGCAGCACCAGGCCCAGGTCATCAAGTCCCGCGAGGCCGACGAGGCCGCTGCGGCCGAGGGTGCTGCGGCCCCGGCCGGCGCTGCTCCGGCCGCCTCCGGCGGCAGCGGTGGCGGCGGCGGTTCGTACTCCTCGGAGTCGGCGGACAACTCCGGCGCCCTGGCGTCGGACGAGGCCCTGGCCGCGCTGCGCGAGAAGCTCGCGGGCGGCCAGAGCTGA
- a CDS encoding right-handed parallel beta-helix repeat-containing protein, translating into MRTRSPLTVLLAAALAAGGLTLAGAAPAHAAVIDVSTAAQLKSALTTVSPGDTIRLADGTYTGNFKATRPGTSGARITLTGSSGAVLTAGGGYGLHLNGASYWTVHGVTVRGGQKGIVTDAANGVVIDGVTVHDLDMEGVHFRRSSRNGVLKNSRIHDTGQNGRGMGEGVYVGSAGDLSDRSDNAQILNNTIGPDVGGESVDIKEGTTGARIIGNTFDGRGLTGANYDDSWVDVKGNDVLVEGNRGSRTTNNGYETHTQQSGWGCGTVFRNNSSDLTGATGDRRLAINVTNQSSSCRTTVHASNTVTGGRGLTNIAVTP; encoded by the coding sequence ATGCGCACCCGATCCCCCCTCACCGTTCTGCTCGCCGCCGCCCTGGCCGCCGGTGGCCTCACCCTGGCCGGCGCCGCACCCGCGCACGCCGCGGTCATCGACGTGAGCACCGCGGCCCAGCTCAAGTCGGCGCTCACCACCGTCTCCCCCGGCGACACGATCCGGCTCGCCGACGGCACGTACACCGGTAACTTCAAGGCCACCCGCCCCGGCACCTCCGGGGCGCGGATCACCCTGACCGGTTCCAGCGGGGCGGTGCTCACCGCGGGCGGAGGCTACGGGCTGCACCTCAACGGCGCCTCGTACTGGACGGTCCACGGGGTCACGGTCAGGGGCGGGCAGAAGGGCATCGTGACCGACGCGGCGAACGGTGTCGTGATCGACGGGGTGACCGTGCACGACCTCGACATGGAAGGAGTCCACTTCCGCAGGTCCAGCAGGAACGGCGTCCTGAAGAACTCCCGGATCCACGACACCGGGCAGAACGGGCGCGGCATGGGCGAGGGTGTGTACGTCGGTTCCGCCGGCGACCTGTCCGACCGGAGCGACAACGCGCAGATCCTGAACAACACCATCGGGCCGGACGTCGGCGGCGAGTCCGTCGACATCAAGGAGGGCACGACCGGCGCGCGGATCATCGGCAACACCTTCGACGGCCGGGGGCTGACCGGCGCCAACTACGACGACTCATGGGTCGATGTGAAGGGCAACGACGTCCTGGTCGAGGGCAACAGGGGGTCGCGCACCACCAACAACGGCTACGAGACGCACACCCAGCAGAGCGGCTGGGGGTGCGGCACCGTCTTCCGGAACAACTCCTCGGACCTGACCGGCGCCACCGGCGACCGGCGGCTCGCCATCAACGTGACGAACCAGAGCTCCAGTTGCCGCACCACGGTCCACGCGAGCAACACCGTCACCGGCGGCAGGGGACTGACCAACATCGCCGTCACACCGTGA
- a CDS encoding PAC2 family protein: MPDPQSLYEWEPKGLAVVDMALAQESAGLVMLYHFDGYIDAGETGEQIVEGLLETLPHQVVARFDHDRLVDYRARRPLLTFRRDRWASFEAPSLEVRVVQDATGAPFLLLSGPEPDVEWERFAAAVEQIVERLGVRLAVNFHGIPMGVPHTRPVGITPHGNRTDLMPGHRSPFDEAQVPGSAEALVEYRLMEAGHDVLGVATHVPHYVARSAYPDAALTALEAITAATGLVLPALAHSLRTEAHRTQTEIDRQVRQGDEELVSLVEGLEHQYDAVAGSETRGNLVAEPADLPSADEIGREFERFLAEREGEG, translated from the coding sequence GTGCCTGATCCGCAGAGTTTGTACGAATGGGAGCCGAAGGGCCTGGCCGTCGTCGACATGGCGTTGGCGCAGGAGTCGGCCGGCCTGGTCATGCTCTACCACTTCGACGGCTACATCGACGCGGGCGAGACCGGCGAGCAGATCGTCGAGGGCCTGCTGGAGACGCTGCCGCACCAGGTCGTCGCGCGTTTCGACCACGACCGGCTCGTCGACTACCGCGCACGGCGCCCCCTGCTCACCTTCCGGCGCGACCGCTGGGCGTCCTTCGAGGCGCCCTCCCTGGAGGTCCGGGTGGTCCAGGACGCGACCGGCGCGCCCTTCCTGCTGCTGTCGGGCCCGGAGCCGGACGTGGAGTGGGAGCGGTTCGCGGCCGCCGTCGAGCAGATCGTCGAGCGCCTCGGCGTCCGGCTCGCGGTGAACTTCCACGGCATCCCCATGGGCGTCCCGCACACCCGCCCCGTCGGCATCACCCCGCACGGCAACCGCACCGACCTGATGCCCGGCCACCGCAGCCCCTTCGACGAGGCCCAGGTGCCGGGATCCGCCGAGGCCCTCGTGGAGTACCGGCTGATGGAGGCCGGCCACGACGTCCTCGGGGTCGCCACCCACGTACCGCACTACGTGGCCCGCTCCGCCTACCCGGACGCGGCGCTCACCGCGCTGGAGGCGATCACCGCCGCCACCGGTCTGGTGCTGCCCGCTCTCGCGCACTCCCTGCGCACCGAGGCGCACCGCACGCAGACCGAGATCGACCGGCAGGTCCGGCAGGGCGACGAGGAACTCGTCTCCCTCGTCGAGGGCCTTGAGCACCAGTACGACGCCGTCGCCGGCTCCGAGACGCGTGGCAACCTCGTCGCCGAGCCGGCCGACCTGCCGTCCGCCGACGAGATCGGCCGCGAGTTCGAGCGGTTCCTCGCCGAGCGGGAGGGCGAGGGCTGA
- the coaE gene encoding dephospho-CoA kinase produces the protein MLKVGLTGGIGAGKSEVSRLLVSYGAVLIDSDLISREVVEPGTPGLAAVVEEFGPAVLTAEGALDRPALGALVFADDGRRAALNAIVHPLVGARAAELERAAPEDAVVVHDVPLLTENKLAPLYDLVVVVDASAETRLDRLVTLRGMTEADARARMAAQATREERRAVADLIVDNDGPREALDARVREVWDELVRRAAAR, from the coding sequence ATGCTGAAAGTGGGCCTGACCGGCGGCATCGGCGCCGGCAAGAGCGAAGTGTCGCGGCTGCTCGTCTCGTACGGTGCCGTCCTCATCGACTCCGACCTGATCTCCCGCGAGGTCGTCGAGCCCGGAACGCCCGGACTCGCGGCCGTCGTCGAGGAGTTCGGGCCGGCCGTCCTGACCGCGGAGGGCGCCCTGGACCGTCCGGCGCTCGGCGCGCTCGTCTTCGCCGACGACGGGCGCCGGGCCGCCCTCAACGCGATCGTCCACCCCCTGGTGGGCGCCCGCGCCGCCGAGCTGGAACGGGCGGCTCCCGAGGACGCCGTCGTCGTCCACGACGTCCCCCTCCTCACCGAGAACAAGCTGGCTCCCCTCTACGACCTGGTCGTGGTCGTCGACGCCTCCGCCGAGACCCGGCTCGACCGGCTCGTGACGCTGCGCGGCATGACGGAGGCCGACGCCCGTGCCAGGATGGCCGCCCAGGCGACCCGCGAGGAGCGCCGGGCCGTCGCCGACCTGATCGTGGACAACGACGGACCGCGCGAGGCGCTGGACGCCCGGGTCCGCGAGGTCTGGGACGAGCTGGTCCGCAGAGCCGCCGCCCGCTGA